The following proteins come from a genomic window of Bradyrhizobium paxllaeri:
- a CDS encoding restriction endonuclease subunit S has translation MVAADISRYKIVRSNWFAYNPMRLNIGSIARWHGDSDILVSPDYVVFRCLDGSDQRALSADYLDHFRHSDQWDAFVTEAGDGGVRVRIYYDDLSQLRLRLPDISEQQKIADCLGSLEDLIAAEGRKLEALRQHKQGLMQQLFPQPGETVPRLRFPEFEDAPEWEEVTLGTLLDRSPDYGVSAAAVPFSESLPTYIRITDINDDGQFDSSARASVDIDATDDHYLEDGDIVLARTGASVGKSYRYREEDGRLVHAGFLIRVRPNPERLLSRFLAAYLSTWRYWDWVHLTSARSGQPGINGAEYASMPLPLPPDRQALAEQQKIADCFSVLDDHIDLQARKLDTLEQHKRGLLQQLFPSVESP, from the coding sequence TTGGTCGCCGCGGATATCTCGCGGTACAAGATCGTCCGCAGCAATTGGTTCGCCTACAACCCGATGCGCCTCAACATCGGCTCGATCGCGCGGTGGCACGGCGACAGCGATATTCTCGTCAGTCCAGACTATGTGGTTTTCCGATGTCTTGATGGGTCAGATCAGAGGGCACTCTCTGCGGATTATCTGGACCACTTTCGGCACTCTGACCAATGGGACGCATTCGTTACTGAAGCCGGCGATGGTGGCGTCCGTGTACGGATTTACTATGACGACCTCTCGCAACTGCGATTGAGATTGCCGGATATTTCCGAGCAGCAGAAGATCGCCGACTGCCTCGGCTCGCTGGAAGACCTGATCGCCGCGGAGGGCCGGAAGCTCGAAGCTCTGCGGCAGCACAAACAAGGGCTTATGCAGCAGCTCTTCCCCCAGCCTGGCGAGACCGTGCCCCGGCTTCGCTTCCCAGAGTTTGAGGATGCTCCAGAGTGGGAAGAGGTCACGCTTGGAACTCTTCTGGATCGGTCACCTGATTACGGCGTGAGTGCTGCCGCGGTACCATTTTCCGAGAGCCTGCCAACCTACATTCGGATCACGGACATCAACGACGACGGTCAGTTTGACTCAAGTGCTCGGGCTTCAGTCGATATTGACGCCACCGATGATCACTATCTTGAGGATGGTGATATCGTGCTTGCACGGACCGGGGCCAGTGTTGGCAAGTCATATCGCTATCGTGAGGAGGACGGCCGTCTGGTTCATGCCGGATTCCTGATTCGAGTGAGGCCTAATCCAGAGCGGTTATTGTCGCGATTTTTGGCCGCGTACCTGTCGACCTGGCGCTATTGGGATTGGGTTCATCTCACTTCAGCACGAAGTGGACAACCCGGAATCAACGGTGCCGAGTATGCCTCCATGCCGCTCCCATTACCTCCTGACAGACAAGCTCTGGCCGAGCAACAGAAGATCGCCGACTGCTTCTCCGTCCTCGACGATCACATCGACCTACAAGCCCGCAAGCTCGACACGCTCGAGCAACACAAGCGGGGTCTGCTGCAGCAGCTCTTTCCGTCGGTAGAGAGCCCGTGA
- a CDS encoding AAA family ATPase, with the protein MNDATTFTNLNALAAQLRQELENKKFILLYAYNGTGKTRLSTAFKDLGKDVNADGKTDQRDTLYFNAFTEDLFSWDNDLEKDSERKLKLNTDSSFFAGLESMEMDNRIRALLDRYADFEFRIDTTRWEVVFTRELRVKKTDATANVEAIAGGDQDESGREYETRREEAIKVSRGEENIFIWCFFLAIVELALDDDGTGPYNWVKHIYIDDPISSLDEHNAIAVANHLAKLLKRPESRIKTVISTHHTLFFNVLCNELNKANKYFLSRDGSPEGLLLRKTGDTPFFHHVAALAELYEADRDGRLYTHHFNMLRAILEKTASFHGYQSFSACIKRDAGDEDGILHTRLINILSHGNYSLFEPQEMLEENKRYFRKILHEFINRYPFNPALFPSEPATETSKST; encoded by the coding sequence ATGAACGACGCAACGACGTTCACTAATCTCAATGCCCTCGCCGCACAACTGCGGCAAGAGCTGGAAAACAAGAAGTTCATCCTGCTCTATGCCTATAACGGCACAGGCAAGACGCGGCTATCCACCGCCTTCAAGGACCTCGGCAAAGACGTAAACGCCGATGGCAAAACTGACCAGCGTGACACGCTCTATTTCAACGCATTCACCGAAGACCTGTTCTCATGGGACAACGACCTGGAGAAGGACAGCGAACGGAAGCTGAAGCTCAACACGGATTCAAGCTTCTTCGCGGGCCTCGAGTCGATGGAGATGGACAACCGCATCCGCGCACTCCTGGACCGCTACGCTGATTTCGAGTTTCGAATCGACACAACCAGATGGGAGGTAGTCTTCACTCGCGAATTGAGGGTGAAGAAGACCGATGCCACCGCTAATGTGGAAGCTATTGCTGGGGGAGACCAGGACGAAAGTGGGCGCGAGTACGAAACCCGCCGCGAGGAGGCCATCAAGGTCTCCCGGGGCGAGGAAAACATCTTCATCTGGTGCTTCTTCCTTGCCATCGTCGAGCTCGCGCTCGATGACGATGGAACCGGTCCCTACAACTGGGTCAAGCACATCTACATTGACGACCCTATCTCATCGCTCGATGAGCACAACGCCATCGCCGTAGCAAATCATCTGGCAAAGCTGCTCAAGAGGCCGGAGAGCCGGATCAAGACGGTGATCTCAACGCACCACACACTTTTCTTCAACGTGCTGTGCAACGAGCTAAACAAGGCGAACAAGTACTTTCTGAGCCGCGACGGGTCGCCGGAGGGGCTTCTCCTACGCAAGACCGGAGATACGCCATTCTTCCATCATGTAGCCGCGCTCGCTGAGCTCTACGAGGCGGATCGCGATGGCAGGCTATACACCCATCACTTCAACATGCTTCGCGCAATCCTGGAGAAGACCGCAAGCTTTCATGGCTACCAGAGCTTCTCGGCGTGCATCAAACGCGATGCTGGCGATGAAGACGGCATCCTTCACACACGGTTGATCAACATCCTCAGCCACGGCAACTATTCGTTGTTCGAGCCGCAGGAGATGCTGGAGGAGAATAAGCGGTACTTCCGGAAGATCCTCCACGAGTTCATCAATCGGTATCCCTTTAACCCCGCCTTATTCCCGAGCGAGCCGGCAACAGAAACGAGCAAATCCACATGA